The stretch of DNA CCCAAGATGGAGAAAGAGTCAGTGTGCTTGATTAACATTGTCCTATATTCTTTGGGGAAATTCTTGATAACTGTTGatattatgtgattcaaaatgtttttATCAGATTTCTGGCATGCTGTTACATATTGCTgagatgtattttttatatttgtttcatttaaatataaatgtcTCATTATatgctgttatatatatatctatataataagggaggaaggtttttgaaatctatatagacaaatgtgagggggacattttttttatggttgagaTGGTTTTTGATTTTCCatcaatggctgagatcaatATATTTTTCCCCCCCAAAACCATCTCATCCTCACGGCTCACACGCACACACTCTGCTTCTTCTGTCCTGCCCCCtaccccattctctctctctctctctctctctcaaagcaCCAAACCCATCACTTGCCGCTCTGCCTCTATCCCTccctttctccttctctctctttctctatctctcccgCCCCTGCGGCCACTCGGACCACCCGACCACAGCGCAGCTCGCCTCGCCGTCCCCGTCGCCCCTGCCAACGCCACTCTCTGGTAAATGCGATGGTGTTCGCTGCTCATCTTAAAccatatattttgtatgtatatgcTGTATAAATAACCAGCGATTGCTGGAAATTTGGTTTAAGATGTATGTTTGCTGTATGTATGTTTGCTGGAAATTTAGTTTAAGATGTTTGGTTTAAGTGTCTGTATGTATGTTCGTTGCTCACAGCGTTTAAGATTTAAGTGTATATTAAGTGTCTGTAAATGTACACTGTATgtatgtttgtatgtatattaaatgtatattaagTGTATGTATATTAAGTGTTTGCTGGAATAAATCTTACAGCGTTTAAGATGTTTTGTACGCTGTTCTTTGTTTGCTAGAATACAAAAGCAATCTAATGTTTGCTATGAGATCAATGAAGCATCAGATACTTTTGTCTATTATCACTGTTTTACGCATTAGATGCTATGAGATtaatattaaatgcatattaGATTGTTTGCTGGAATACAAAAGCAATCTAATGTTTgccatgttttaattttatctattatCACTGTTTTACGCATTTGTTGGAGCTACTGTTTATGAAGTAATGAAAAGCATCTCAAATCTATATGAAGTAATGAAAAGCATCAAACAGCCTATCTCAATTGAAGATATTAAGCTATgagagaattttgagaaattttgtagATTTTCAAACTAAACTGTTAATCACTGTTTAGTTCTTAGGTCAAGGACATGTAATGGAATTGTTCAAAAGGAATTATTTGAACAAGAGATGAAAGTGCAATCAGTGGATTGTGGGAATATTGATATATGTAAATCAATATGTAAATCAATAGTTCTAATTAGGTCAAGGACATGTAATGtttgttgttctttgttttttctttgtatgtatgtatgtatgtacgccAACATACATGGTGAGCATTTCTGtaatatatatgcacatttcGGTTATATATATGCAAGATCTTAAATGAgcatttatgtatattaattgttgttaattaAATGCATGTTTATTAAGACTAAATGAGTAGCAAACACGGTGTAAAttgaatatatgtatgtatgtatgtatttaaatGAGTAGCAAACAATGATAATAGACAAAAGATGCTCCATTGTTAATTAAATCGTTTCTCATTTTTGCCTTTGTGTGTATGATTAAGAGATGTTGTATGGATAcatctcaaaaaattatttctcaataaaTGAACTCATAATCTCACGAAGTGGACGAGTTTACATGAATGAATTATTTCTCAATAGATTAACTTTGTATTGGAATATAGTGATTGTAGCAACACtttccaaaatatataaattacttATTGAAAAAACAAAGCAGCAGTAGGTATTAAGTTTAATATCTAATATTTATGGTAgttagttaattatttaaaagaaaataaataaaatttatcattaagAGTTATTGAGTGTGAGAACATTTTGGGATTGTCGGGGACCAGCAGCGATCGGggacttttcaattttttaagtattctacaacatttgaaaattttaaataaaaaaaacaccaacagtgtaagttttaatttttttaaaaagaaattatggactacaacatttgaaattttttaaataaaaaaaaatcaatagtgtaagttttaagaatttgacatttagaATTATATATCTTCGATCCCGAATCAAGGTTCCCTCCATTGATTACGGGCGGCGGTTGCCATGGCTGCAAccatgtgtgtttgtatatatatctagATTAGGAATAACCCGTGCCTGAAGGCacggtgcaactaaaaaaaatctaatataaaattgaaaacctAAACTCGATTATATCATGTATTTGAAGACAATGTATATAATTCTTAAacatgaaattatcaaaaaaatgaatataaacatgcctaaagacatgtttatttataaaatgactttgttatctgttgaaatttatttttttgcctaaatttatgtttggactttccaagtgataattattcataccaggctttgattttggttttaattttatttttataaacttaaagTTAGTTAGGAAAGATAAGAGTTCAAATTTGAACAATTGTTGTactccaattttatttttatcattttaatgtgattgttaaaatacatcttAATTGGAAATAACACAACATTGTCAATTAAATCCATGTTAACTATTTAgtattgctaattttttttttttttagtgtctaaaattttataaccaaacatttttaggttgaagtacaacagttatggacaatatcactatttttggtcaagtaagtttttttctttgtaaggcctatattttttttaaaaaaaaaaacataacatatctaattttcttctaataaaatGCTTTTGTTCTCATACTTTATAGGTGGATGGAGACTTACACCGAACCGTAATATCAATTccgtttactaatttttttatttatgtgtataagattttatttatcactctaacgtgtttgtatgtataggttcaatttcttcaagaaagaaatgttaatgttgttattcgCGATGAGCGTGACCTTAATACTATTCGCATTCGTGAGGTAAGGATACatattttcttatcattttaaaaataataatttataaatatattctacttattttttattataggcaaaggcaaaggaaaaagaaaagtcaaTCCATTCtggcaaaagaaagaaaaatgcacaTCCTGTGGTATGGTTtctcaacaatttttaaaagtttatttttcgaatattgtcatataatttttttttaggaattacATAGTGtcatatacttttttttatgtacatttttaaaaagttttttttgaaatatttattcaaaattctttttattgaatgtgaaatatttttctaatttttaatatgtttgtctattaaaaagagaagaaaataaataagagaaaaaaataggaaactacataatatagttttttttaattttttatttttcttataagaaGCTTTTAATGAAAGAATAAGAAGAGTGAAAAGGAAAGTAGGAAATAAAAAAGTACATAGTGAGTTTGTCCGTTCATACTGTCTTTAAACCAACAAGTACATAGTGAGTTTGcagtttttaaatttcatcaaaatatgCATTGGTTTTTATGTGACTAACAACTCAACCGAGTTAGTTAAAAGGAAGCAAGAGATAAGATAATCTTCACATTTTATGCACATACTCCTAAAATATTCTCATTATAGGCACACAATGATAATGTGTTATCAAAAGCTGTATTGGCCCAACGTGCACGACGAGAacgtgaaaaaaatcaaaagtcatGTTCTGCATACCAATTGGGACAACGCCTGCGACGAGAATGAGAAAGATCAAAGGAATGTATTAACCCAAAACAATCTTCTTTAACACGAAATTGGTAAACAACTGTAgttaattcttaaaatatatacTCTTACTATTAccactttattatatagattttaatttgtttacaatCCATTTTTGTAGGCCTGCTCCTACAACTCCATCTATAAATGTTGGCGTGGTCATCCGTGATGAGCACGACCTTAATGATATTCATGTTCGTGCGGTAAGTAAAAAATCAAGTCAAACattgtatgtattttatttatataagatTATATAAACCTTAAATCCAATGtctaaatgaaaagaaaatgtcaATCCAATGtctaaatgaaaataaaatattgctCTTTCTTACAAGAGATTGACAAATACATGTCAAGTGATATCAGTGCATAAAATGAATTTGttgttttatgttatttttgtagaATGATTGTAATATGTTTTCCTGTAACTTGCTATTATTtgcatgaatttatttatttttattttgcatggATACATGTGCATTTATAATGTACAATTCATAAGTTGCTATTTATACGAAAAGAAtaggaaaaaagataaaatatataaagaaagaagaaactaaAGAATATTggttttttattcttattaagagaaatgaaagaaataagaaaatagtttcATTTTAACCACAAAATATTCACATATTTTGCaccaatgataaaatattttcattttaggcaCAAAATGATAATGTAATATCAAAAGTTGCATTGGCCCAACGTGCACGGCGGGAGcgtgaaaaaaaacaaaagtcaTACTTTGAATTTCAATGCTTGCAACGAGAGCAAGAGGGATTAGAAGAATGTGTTCAACTAAGAGAATCTTCTTTAACACCAATTCGTCGTGATCGCACTTGCTTAGAGTGGGAAACAATAACTGAAGATTCTCATTCGGCACAAAAACGAAGAATGGTTACCCATCATTCTACATGTTCGTTTTCTATGCCAATCACATCGTTGGCTCCACAAAGGAATCGGTAAACTACTGTGTATTATCTTGAAATACACATTTTTACTCATACCGTtttgttttacaaatttttatttatacacacaTATTCATAGGTCTACTCCTATAAATCGATTTCTTCAAGAAGATCTATGTACTGATGATGAATTAGAAGATATGCCTATGAGTACATCAATTGACGCCCGGGTACACAAAGATTCTTGCCGCCATTATCTTGGCAAGATGGATGTATTATGTCCTTATTGTTCAGCCTTACattggatggatgaaaaattgacaaaatcttcTATGAAGTGTCCCTTATTCGGAACTTGCTGTTTGGAAGGAAAGATTAGGCTACCCTTACTTATTACACCCCCTCCACCACTTCAGGCTTTGTATGATAGGAATAATGATCAATCAAAATCCTTTCGAAGTTATACTCGAGTGTACAATGCAACCAATGCTTTTACGAGTCTTGGTGCTACATTAGATCCTAGAGTACTCAGTGGAAGGGGCCCTACATCATTCACAATTCATGGGGAATTGCGACATCGAACAGGATCACTACAACCACAACCAGGGATAGAAGCAAGTTATGCTCAACTGTATATCTATGACCCTGATTCAGCTTTAGAAATTCGTAATCGTAGAAATCCTATCTTGAGAAGGGAtgttctcaaaattattcagGATAGTTTGTTGCAAGTCAATGCATTTGTAGATAAATTTCGCCAAGCTCATgctattttatatcaattagaCTCGGCGGGACACAATTTACCTGCTCATCTTCATTACAATTCAAGAACTGATCGACGTCGATATAACCTACCAACTGCAGATGAGATTGCGATTGTAATACCGGGTGATGGAACAGAAGTTAAtggaatgagagatattatcTTACATTTTCGAGGAAATAATGAGTTGATGCAAATTAATGAATGTCACCCAGCATACCTGCCATTACATTATGTTCTATTATTTCCCTATGGTGAGCTTGGATGGGAACCTGAGCTGAAATTGTGGAATGTTCAGTATGATCGACCTTCAACTGATCGACTTACTCAAATGGATTTTTATAGTTATCGTTTGTTTGAACGACCCACAGagtattcaacaattttgagagGTGGGAAACTATTTCAAGAGTTTTTGGTAGATGCTTGGGCTGCAACTGAGTAAAATCGATTGACATACTACAAGCTTAATCAAGGGAAAGTTCGGGCTGAGCTTTACCAAGAGTTGTCAGATATGGATCCAGATTATGTGCGACCTGGTCAAATTGGTCAAAGGTTTGTTTTGCCATCTTCATTTACTGGTAGTCCTAGACATATGTTTGAAATCTTTCAAGATTCAATGGCTATCACGCGATACAACCAGCACCCAGATATTTTTCTCACCATGACTGCAAATCCCAATTGGCCAGAAATTACTTCAGCATTATTACCACATCAAAAGCCTATTGATCGTCCTGATTTAATTGCACGTGTTTTTGAGTTgaagagaaaatgtttgatgaaggagatagaaacaaataaagtgTTTGGACATAAAGTTGCGCATgtttttacaattgaatttcaaaaacgAGGCCTCCCTCATATGCAtgcacttttatttcttaaggGTCCAGACAAAATTCGAACATGTGCTCAAGTAGACAATTTAGTCTGTGCAGAATTTCCAAACCCGAGAGATGATCCTATGCTTTTTGAAACTATCAAATGTTGTATGGTACATGGACCGTGTGGTGCTCGGAATTCCCAAGCACCATGTATGGAAAATGGTAGATGCACTAAGAGATACCCTCGAGTTTTCACAGAAACAACAACTATGGATCAAGATGGATACCCTATCTATCGTCGTCGCAATAATGGTCAAGTACATACCGTGAGGGGGCAAAAAGTTGATAACAAGGATGTCGTACCATACAATGCATATCTTTCTAAACTTTTCAACTGTCATATAAATGTGGAAGTTTGTGCCGGGATGAGATGTGTCAAGTATATACATAAGTACATTTATAAGGGTTATGATCGTACAACGATGGCGTTAGGAATGATAAATGAGATTCAACAATATCTCGATGCAAGGTATATTGGACCTCCAGAAGCTGCTTGGCGAATATTTGGTCATCCTTTGCATGCAGAGATGCCAACAGTTATACGATTAGCACTTCATTTACCTGGAATGCATCGTGTTGTTTTTAACCCAGAAGAGTCGTTAGAAACTATTCAATCTAGAGCTGGTCAACAAATGTCAACTCTTACTGGTTTTTTTTGCATATTGTGCTGGCAGTGAAGATGAATGTCCATTCACTTATCAAGAATTTCCACAGCATTATGTTTGGCTCAAGTCGGaaaagagatggaaatcaagagaaagaggATATGCAATTGGTAGAATGTACTTTGCTAGCCctaattgtggtgaaagatTTTATCTGCGTTTGTTACTAACCGTTGTCAAAGGACCAAAGTCGTTTCGGTCTTTACGCACGGTCGATAATGTtgtgcatgatacatttaaattagcATGTGTTGCAAGGGGGCttttagaagatgatgaagaatggatACAATGCTTGAAAGAGGCTACAGTTATGAAAACTGGATATCAATTGAGGAGATTGTTTAGTATTATTCTCACCCAGTGCTCTCCACTAAATCCATGTGCATTATGGAATCAATTCTCAACGCATATATGTGATGACCTTGCACATAAGATCGTACATTGTTTGCCATTTCTAACCCAACTGATGCTCAAATTGAAGATTATGGTCTCCATCTTTTGAATCAAATGCTTCATGAATCAGGCAAAAGTTTAATTGACTTCCCACCCATGCCACAAGTTACTAGAAATTGGAGTGTAGTAGTTGGTAATTGATTGATATTCGAACATCAACAACTGCAAAGTGAGGCACAACAGGCAGATCCACAAATTTCTATTGATTGTCTCAACAATGGACAGCGGAATGCTTATAACACAATCActtcttcagtttttcaaaataaaggagttgttttctttctgaatGGGGGTGCTGGAACAGGGAAAACATTTTTGTACAATACGATAGCATTAAAATGTCGCAACCTTGGGCATATCGTTATTACTGTGGCTTCATCTggaattgcatcattgttactgGTCGGAGGTCGTACTGCACATTCAACATTTTCCATCCCGTTAGATGTGTTGGAAAATTCAAATTGTGGGCTTAGCAAACAATCATTGCAAGCTGAGTtatttagagaaacaaaactcataatttgggATGAAGTTCCGATGCAACATAGACATTGTGTTGAGGCGGTTGATCGTACATTGAGGGATATTTGTGATAGTGAAAAGCCATTTGGGGGTATTACTGTTGTTCTTGGTGGAGATTTTCGACAAATCTTACCAGTTATACCCAAAGGAGTTCGTGAGCAAATTGTGAATGCATCATTAAGACATTCTGTTCTATGGAAGCATATACATATCTTAACTTTGGATTTGAATATGCGCTTGAATCATGAAGATCgtgaaaatgctaattttgcaaatttcttGATGGAGGTAACACTACTTttgcaaatttattttttggatattttaaattaataaaatgtgttttcattcttattttttttattgatttcactttttttagatTGGGACCAATCCTCAAGAAATCGTTAACCTTCCATCAACAATACACAAATGTCaagatttgaatgaattacttTCTACAGTTTACCCACGGTTGAACATGATAGAGACGTCAACCCCAACATTTTTAACTGAACGCACAATTCTGTCTGCGCGTAACGATGATGTCAGTGACATCAATACTACTGCGTTGAATATCTTTCCAGGGAGATTATATACTTATCTTGCAGCAGATAAAATGTCTGGAGATAATGAAATTGATCCTACCATTACAAATAgatatcctaatgaatatttaaattcattggaTCCTCCTGGGTTGCCAACTTTTAAGTTAGAGTTGAAGGTGGGTTGTCCTATAATATTGTTGAGAAACATTGCACCAAAAGATGGACTATGTAATGGTACAAGATTGATGATTATTAGGTGCGACACTCGCATAATTGAAGCTCAAATTTTAACTGGAGAAAAGTTTGGTAATTTGGCATTTATACCAAGGATATCTTTGGCACCATCTTCTTCAGAAATGCCTTTCCAAATGACAAGACGTCAATTTCCTATCCGATTGGCATATGCGTTGACCATTAATAAATCTCAAGGACAATCTGTGAAATTTGTTGGGGTTGATTTGCGCATACCAGTTTTTAGCCATGGACAATTATATGTGGCATTATCTAGATGTACATCATTTGATCGTATAAGTATTCTGCTCCCTAAAGATTGTTTGGATTCTACTACAAATATTGTTTATTCTGAAGTGTTGTTGTAGTGTTCAGAAGGTAACCatgtagatttatttttattgattatataactttttttaaaatttaaatttaataataatttgaaatatgaaCTTCTGTAGGATTGGATCGAAAAATATATGGAGCTTAAAAGGAGAAATACAACTACATTGCTTCGATGGGGATGTAATAAggtaatttcaatctcaaagtatattttgatatgtatatttCTAACAAATAttctaatctatattttttttgtttcacaaaTTATTAGATTGTTGTGCATGTTCCTCATTGGGGATACATACAAGTTGATACGAAGACTTTTTGGAAAGTAATGAGGAGAAAGTTCGAGCAAACACATGTTTAAAGACATGTTATTGACACATTTTTTGTAAAGCATACATATTTTGTAAAgttttaacccattttttgtAAAACTTTAATCCAATCTTTTGGTGTATGACAATATAATGTTTGTTTTGCAatagtatttgatatttatctttttttttatatttgattggcagCAATAGCATTAACtgatatgtattttatttgatatttaacttttaatttaatttattcagattgtagagatttttttaatttatttttttattatacaatattaataagtatacaataattttaacttttatttaatatttaatcttaatattatttacttttatattatttacaccgtgcctttagtCACGGGCATTCCctagtatatatatgttgttaataTATATCAGCTACATATTATTTGGGCTGTTGTGTTATATGGGCCGAGCCCATATTATTTCCGTGTTGCCTCGTGTGCTGCAGGCCGAGCCCATTCCTGTTTAGCCCATGATTGGCGTTGCTATAAAAGGGCAGCTCGATGCCCTAATCTCTAAGAACTCTCTGATATTTGTCTTGTGCTTTTTCTCTGAAAACCCTAAGTCGGCGattcttgaagcgagacactATTCGTGAATCCTTCGTTCTGATCTATGTTTCATTCGATTCTTTGGTTGCTTCCATGGTAAGATCTGACGGTAAGAACGGCTATTGCTTaatctctatttgttttttaaacgcctgaggcgtgagaggttGTAAACTGATAGAACAGATCTTTGCCTTGATCGTGAGATCGGTATAGAACAGATCTATCTTGATCTTGTTATTTTCGTTtctgtttttcagttgtattgtaATACTGTTTCTATTTTACTGTTCATGGTCTTGTAATCGtttgtaaacttgagatctagtggattgactagaggcggagcctctgccgtgagtaggatctattgatccgaacacgtatatcacTGTGTCTTGCATTTATACTTTTCTGTTTAAAGTTTTGGTTTACTTTGTATCGCGCTTAATCTGTGTTTGGCCGAGAAATCAGGTTATACAAAACCTACAAGTGATATCAGAGCCACGAGGTTCTAAGATCCCGGTCAAACTGTCTCAAATTCGAAAGGTAAAATCTCAGATCTGGTAAGAACTTCAAAAACTTAGGGTTTTTTCAAATCTTTGTTCTGCATGCTCTAATCCAAGCTGTACTTTCTTGATCTTGAATAAGTAATCTATCATTTACTTTATTCTATAACATTCTTTACCTTATATTCTTGTCTGAATTTGAAAATCCAAACTCTGGTTTagttaatttctgaaaaaattaaatttcaaattcttatattcaaaacttaaataagatttatatcTTATCTGTTCCTCATACCTGTTAGTTCCTATTTCTACTTTATTCCTATCCATAAAATGGCTCCATCTAAGTATGAATTAGATAAGTTTTATGGTAGTGGTGATTTTTtgttatggcaaaagaaaatgactaCAATATTGGTTCAAAACCAGTGCTCTGAAGCACTGGATGAACCTTCTGCAGCTGAGAAGGATAGAATAGAATCTCCACCTACTCCTGAAATGCGGAAAATGGATAGGTTAGCTTACAGTCTAATAATCCTAAATCTTTCTGATAAAGTCTTTAGACAAGTAAATAAGGAGAAGACTGCTTTAAAGGTGTGGAATAAGTTAGAATCTCTATATATGACTAAGTCTTTAACAAGTAAGATTTTCTTAAAAGGAAGACTgtttggttttaaaatgaatacctctaaaactctagaaaaaaaatctagatGACTTTAATGTCATTGTAATAGGTctagaaaacatagatgagtgTATCTCTGAAGAAAATCAAGCTGTAATTCTTCTAAATGCTTTGCCTGAATCATATAGAGATTTAAGAACTGTAATGTAGTATGGTAGAACTTCTTTATCCTTAGAGGATGTAGTATCTGCCTTAAGATCTAGGGATCTTGAAGAtgataagaaagataagaaaataaatagtgtTGAAGGCTTAAATGTAAAGGGTAATTGGGAACAGAAATCTAAGAGCAAAGCCAAAGGGAATTCAAGGGGTAGGAGTAAAACAAGGTCAAATTCTAAATCAAGAGGAACAAGTAGAGGATCCTCAAAAACAAGAACCTGTTGGTATTGTAAGAAAGAACTGctataagagaaagaaatatctagaaaatgaaaactCAAGTAATCAGGATGCAACAAATATTTCTGATGGATATGATAGTGCAGAAGGCCTAATTATAACAGAACATACCATAGATAATGAGTGGATTTTAGATTCAGGTTGCACTTTTCACATGACACCTATGAAAGACTGGTTGCTCAACTTCCAGCATATAGAAGGTGGCAAAGTCCTAATGGCTAATAATCAATCCTGTAATGTAACCGGTTTAGGGTCAGTTAGGTTTAAAATGTGGGATGGAACATATAGGACTTTAGACAATGTGAGGTATGTGCCAAACCTTAGAAGAAATCTTATTGCTCTAGGTATGTTAGATTCTAATGGGGGGGGTCTTATAAGTCTGAAAATGGGGTCCTTAAAGTGTTTAAAGGATCCATGGTAGTTCTTAAGGGAATCCGCAAGCAAGGACTGTATGTCCTTCAAGGAGAGTCAATCTCTGGGTGTGCTGTAGTTTCATCTTCTGAAATAGATGATATTGTGTTGTGGCATAGGAGGCTAGGTTATATAGGAATGAAAGGACTACTAGAATTAAGTAAGCAAGGAATCTTAGATTCCAGGAAGATTGGAAACCTAGACTTTTGTGAGACATGTGCCTTGGGCAAGTCTCACAGGTTGCAGTTTGCTTCTGAAACTCATAAGTCCAAAGATGTTCTAGAGTATGTTCATTCCGATCTTTGGAGATCTCCCCAAGTCCCTAGCTCCCTTTCAAGTGCccaatattttctttcctttatagatgactattctaggaaggtttgggtctATTTCCTTAAGTATAAGAGTGAAGCTTTTGCTAAATTTAAGGAATGGAAGACTTATGTAGAGTTACAATCaagcaagaaaataaagacccttagaacagataatggccTGGAATTCTGTAATCAAGAATTCTCCAATTACTGCACACAAGTAGGCATTGCAAGGCATAGAACATGCAGTGaaacacctcaacaaaatggagttgctgaaCGCATGAATAGAACCATCCTAAACAAAGTTAGATGTTTTTTAAAGGACTCAAACTTGCCCAAgaaattttgggctgaagcagttTCAACTGCTTGTTATCTCATAAACAGATCTCCTTCCTCCGCCATAGAATTTAGAACTCCTGAGCAACTATGGAGTGGGAAAATCCCATCTCTTAACCATCTTAGACCTTTTGGATGTATAGCTTATGTCTATAAGAAAGAAGGGAAGTTAGACCCTAGAGCCAAGAAGGCTGTATTCTTAGGATACCCTCAAGGGGTAAAAGGATACAAATTATGGCTGATTGACGAAAAGAAAACTGTTATCAGCCGGGATGTAATATTCAAAGAATCAGAATACTATATCCCAAATAAAGTGGTAAATGCTAAGGAAAGCCAAGCTGATAAATTTCAGCTTAAGGTGAAAAGAGATAGAATTAATGAAAATCTAGTA from Diospyros lotus cultivar Yz01 chromosome 6, ASM1463336v1, whole genome shotgun sequence encodes:
- the LOC127804340 gene encoding uncharacterized protein LOC127804340, encoding MGYLFILFALALLSSLALPPLKRPAPTTPSINVGVVIRDEHDLNDIHVRAAQNDNVISKVALAQRARREREKKQKSYFEFQCLQREQEGLEECVQLRESSLTPIRRDRTCLEWETITEDSHSAQKRRMVTHHSTCSFSMPITSLAPQRNRSTPINRFLQEDLCTDDELEDMPMSTSIDARVHKDSCRHYLGKMDVLCPYCSALHWMDEKLTKSSMKCPLFGTCCLEGKIRLPLLITPPPPLQALYDRNNDQSKSFRSYTRVYNATNAFTSLGATLDPRVLSGRGPTSFTIHGELRHRTGSLQPQPGIEASYAQLYIYDPDSALEIRNRRNPILRRDVLKIIQDSLLQVNAFVDKFRQAHAILYQLDSAGHNLPAHLHYNSRTDRRRYNLPTADEIAIVIPGDGTEVNGMRDIILHFRGNNELMQINECHPAYLPLHYVLLFPYGELGWEPELKLWNVQYDRPSTDRLTQMDFYSYRLFERPTEYSTILRGGKLFQEFLVDAWAATE